The following nucleotide sequence is from Brevinematia bacterium.
TTAGAAATTACATACACAGGATATTCTAGGTCATTCATTTTCTTCCTCTGCGAAGTTTATAGTAGTATTAGATATACTATCATTTATAAACCTTCTAAGTCCATACTTTTTAGCTAAAGGCTCTATTTCTCTTAGAAAAGAAGCCTGTTTTTCTCTGCTATAAAAACTAAATATAATCCTATACTTCTTAATACTTTCTCCTAACTCTTCAAACCCCTCTAATTCTTCTCCTTCCTTATCCCAATACCTATCCCAAGTCTGTCTTCTTAAAAGCTCTAGTAATACATCATCATACCCAGTAGTATAGAATGCGTTCTCATCTTCCTGTTTTATAGATGAAAGGAGTTCTACTAAAAGGCTTGTATCATCTATTCCCATCTTCTGTATTTCATTATCAGCAACAAGGAAAGCCTTGGCTACAGGACTAGTATGAGGATATGGGATAACATAAGCTTTTACCTTCTCTATTCCTATATTTCTACAAGCCTCTACCACTCCATGTCCTGCTAAAATATAGTAATCTTCAGAGATTACTATATTCT
It contains:
- a CDS encoding ParB N-terminal domain-containing protein, with the protein product MLVEVEIKYLKPHPSNYRKHPPEQVEKIERSIKTFGIVKNIVISEDYYILAGHGVVEACRNIGIEKVKAYVIPYPHTSPVAKAFLVADNEIQKMGIDDTSLLVELLSSIKQEDENAFYTTGYDDVLLELLRRQTWDRYWDKEGEELEGFEELGESIKKYRIIFSFYSREKQASFLREIEPLAKKYGLRRFINDSISNTTINFAEEENE